The sequence below is a genomic window from Candidatus Hydrogenedentota bacterium.
GGCAAATACAACATCCACCCCCATCACCACCAAAGGATCGCGGGCATTCCCGCGACAGAAACCGCCCCGACTCACACAACACCGCCCCCCCTAATCCACCCCACCCGCGCCACGTGATGGCCCAACAAGGGACGTACCGCCGCACCGAAGCGACGCACAACAAAGCGAACCCCGCGTCAAACCGATCCCCCCGGCCCAATGGTCAGCCGCCATAGCGCGGGGGTACGTCCCGGCCCGTGTCGCCCAGACCCCGCCGCGTCAACACAGGAGACCCGGCCATCGACGAAAACGAAACCCCAACCCACCCCAGCCAATACCACCCCACACGAGCGCTTCCATCCCTCCCCATCAACACCACCCGCCCCCACCTGGCTCCCCTCCTGCAAGCCCATGCGACTGGCCTTCTTACGCCGATCGGTGCTATGATAACGAACTTTGTCATGAGGCGAATTCGAGTTCGACGACGCGCACCGGCCGCGCGCCGAACGGGGTGATTGCTGGAACGGCCCGCAATGCCCGCCCAATACACCCATAAGCCATTTTGCAACAGTACGTTACCGAGCCGCCTGGCGTCGGCCAGCTTGTGAGATTCTGGATGCCGCTGATTACCCAGGAGAAAACCGAAGCGTCCCGGCAAACGGGCGCCCACTGGGGCGGTGTGCCCGCGGATGCCCCCACGCTCCCCCTGGCCGCCCCCGAATTCACCGCGCTCCTTCAGGACACCGCGCGCCCTTTCGTCCTCGTGCGCCTGCCCGATGGCGCCCTGGCCGCCACTCGCTCCCTGCCGGATCCCGGTCTGAACGGTGACGCCCTGCCCGCCGTGGCCCTGGGCCTGCCCGTGCGCGCCGCGCAGCTGGGCGATCCAACCTTCCGTTACGACTACGGCGTGAAATTCGCCTACTACGGCGGCGCCATGGCCAACGGCATCGCCTCCGAAGAACTCGTGGAAGCCCTCGCGAACGCCGGCCTCCTGGGCATCTTCGGGGCCGCCGGCCTCGCCCTGGATCGCGTCACGCAGGCCATCGATCGCCTCCAGACCACCCTCGGCGACCTCCCCTTCGGCTGCAATCTCATCCACAGCCCCAATGAGCAGGACCTCGAAGCCGCCGTAGTGCAACTTTACCTCGACAAAGGCGTCCGACTCGCCGAGGCTTCCGCCTTTCTCGACCTGACGCCCCACGTGGTCCGCTATCGCGTTCACGGCATCCACGAGGACGAAAACGGCGCCGTCGTAACGCCGAACCGTCTCATCGCGAAGGTCTCGCGCGTCGAAGTGGCGACCAAGTTCCTTTCTCCCCCGCCCTTCGCCATTTTGGAAAAGCTCGTGGCGGCGGGACACATCACGGGACGCCAGGCGCAACTGGCCGCGCGCATTCCCATGTGCGACGATCTCACCGCGGAAGCGGATTCCGGCGGCCACACGGACAACCGCCCCGCAATCGCCCTGCTCCCCGCCATGATCGCCCTGCGTGACCGCATCCAGGCGGAATATGCCTACGCCAAAGCACCGCGCGTCGGCCTGGCCGGCGGCATTTCCACCCCCCACGCCGCCGCCGCCGCATTCGCCATGGGCGCGGCCTTCGTGGTGACCGGCACCGTGAACCAGGCCTGCGTCGAAAGCGGCTCGTCCGACATCGTGCGCCAGATGCTCGCCGAAGCCGAACAGGCCGACACCGCCATGGCGCCCGCCGCCGACATGTTCGAAATGGGCGTCGAAGTGCAGGTCCTCAAGCGCGGGACAATGTTCAGCATGCGCGCCGCGAAACTCTACGAGCTCTACCGGCACCACAAGAGCATCGAAGAATTGCCCGTCGCCGAGCGCGATAAACTCGAGAAGCAGTATTTCCGCAAGAGCATCGCGGAGGAGTGGGCTTCGACAAAGGCGTTCTTCGCCGAACGCGATCCGAAGCAGTTGGTCCGCGCCGAACAGGACCCACGCCACAAGATGGCGCTCCTTTTCCGTTCCTATCTCGGCCAGGCTTCCATCTGGGCCAATCGCGGCGATGCCTCCCGCAAAATCGATTACCAGGTCTGGTGCGGCCCCGCCATGGGCGCGTTTAACGAGTGGGTGCGCGGCTCCTTTCTTGAAGACCCGAAACGCCGCGAAGTCGCCACGGTTGTGCTGAATATTCTCCACGGCGCGGCGGTAGTCCAGCGATACACCAGCCTCACGAGCCAGGGCGTGCCCCTCCCAAGCGTATGCGGGCAATACCGGCCCCTGGACCGTTCCCAACTGGAGGAAGTAGTACAGTGACAACCCGTCCAAATTCCCCCGCCCCCGCGGATATCGCGATCGTGGGCCTGGGCTGCCTCTTCCCAAGGGCCAACCACCTGGGCGCCTTCTGGGCGAACATCAAGCACGGTGTGGACGCCATTATCGAAACCCCCGAGACGCACTGGCGGCCCGAAGACTACTACGACGCCGACCCCAAACGCCCCGACTTCACCTATGGCAGGCGCGGCGGCTTCCTGGAGCCCATCGACTTCAATCCGCTCGACTACGGCATGCCCCCCAACACGCTGGAAGCCACCGACACCGCGCAGCTCCTGGGCATGGTGGCCGCCGAGCGCGCCCTCCAGGATGCGGGCTATGGCAAGGACCTCGACTTCGATCGCGACCGCGTCAGCGTCGTACTCGGCGTCACGGGCGCCCTCGAACTGGTCATTCCCCTCGGCGCGCGCCTGGGTCACCCGAAGTGGCGCGAGGCCATGACCGATGCCGGCCTCGACCGAGAAACAATAGAAGATGTCCTCGGCCGCATGGCGGATCAGTACGTCCCCTGGCAGGAAGCCTCGTTCCCCGGTCTTCTGGGCAACGTGGTCGCCGGCCGCATCACCAAGCACCTCAACCTCGGCGGCACGAACTGCGTCGTGGACGCCGCGTGCGCCAGCTCCCTGAGCGCGGTCCACCTCGCGATGCTGGAGCTCCAATCCGGCAAGAGCGATGTCGTCCTCTCGGGCGGCGTGGACACCTTCAACGACATCTTCATGTTCATGTGCTTCAGCAAGACGCCCGCCCTTTCGCCCACGGGCGACGCAAAGCCCTTCGACGCGAATGGCGATGGCACCATCCTCGGCGAAGGACTCGGCATGGTGGTGTTGAAGCGCCTGGCCGACGCCGAGCGCGACAACGACCGCATCTACGCCGTCATCAAGGGCATTGGCGCCTCCAGCGACGGCAAGGGCGACGCCATCTACGCCCCGAGCGCGCCCGGCCAGGTGAAAGCCCTCCGGCGCGCCTACGAACAGGCCCAGATCGACCCGCACACCATCGAACTGGTCGAGGCGCACGGCACCGGAACCGCCAAGGGCGACGCGGTCGAGATCAGCGCGCTCTCCCAGGTCTACGGCGCCTCCGAAACCGGCCCCTGGTGCGCCATCGGCTCCGTGAAGTCGCAAATCGGCCACACCAAGGCCGCCGCGGGTTCCGCCGCCCTGATCAAAGCCACCCTGGCGCTCTACAACAAGGTGCTCCCCCCCACCATCAAGGTGAAGCAACCCCTGGCGCCCCTCCGCGAAGCCCAGACGCCGTTCTACGTCAACACCACCCTGCGTCCCTGGCTCCCGCGCGAGGCGCACCCCCGCCGGGCGGCACTCAGCGCCCTCGGCTTCGGCGGCAGCAACTTCCACTGCGTCCTCGAAGAGCACGGCGCGGAAAAGCCGGCCCCCGACTGGGATGGGACCGTGGAATTGCTCGCGTTTTCCGGCGCCGGCGCGGACGATCTCTCCCGCGCGCTGGACGCCTTCCCCGCGAACGGGTCCTGGGCCGAGGCGCAGCTCGCCGCACGTCAGCTTCGCGCGGATTTCGACGCCGCCGCGCCGTGCCGCTTGCTCATCGTTGCGCAGCAACACGAAACGGATCTCGGGAAGCTCATCGCGCAGGCGAAGTCCACCCTCGCAAGCAAGGGAACCAGCGCCGCCTGGACCCTCCCGACCGGCATATTTTTTGGTTACGGCGCCGCCCCCGGTAAGCTGGCCTTCGTCTTTCCCGGCCAGGGCACGCAATACACCGGCATGCTCCGCGATCTCGCGTGCCAGTTTCCGGAATTCCTCGATGTGCTCGCGCGCGCCAATGCCGTCTACGGCGGCGAAACTGCGCGCCTGAGCGACCGCATCTACCCCGTGCCCGCGTTCTCGCCGGAGGACGAGGCGGAGCAGATGAAGGCCCTCACGGCCACCGCGGTCGCCCCGTCCGCCATCGGAACCGTCAGCGCGGGCGCCCTGCGTGTCGTGGAGCGCTTCGGTATCGCGCCCGACGCCATCGCCGGACACAGCTACGGCGAGATCGTGGGCCTCCTCGCTTCGGGCAAGGTCGATGAGGACGCCTTTCACCGACTCTCCAAACTGCGCGGCGCCCTCATGGGCCAGGGCGAGGGCGACAAGGGCGCCATGATGGCCGTCCGCGCGCTCGAGGCCGACGCCGAGGCTATCATCCGCGAGGAAAACCTCGACGACGTTATCATCGCCAACAAGAACGCCCCGGAGCAGATGGTGCTGGCGGGCGGTACGGAAGCCATCGCCCGCGCGGACAAAGCCTTCGCCGCGCGCGGCGTTCAGACCAAGATTCTCCCCGTCGCCGCGGCCTTCCATAGCCGCTTTGTGTCCCACGTCCGCGACCCCTTCCTGGACGCGCTGCGCAAGATGGATCTACGCGAAGGTGACGTCACCCTCTATTCCAACACCCTCGCCGCGCCCTATCCGGCGGATCGTGAGGCGGCGGAAGTCCTGATCGCCGAGCAACTGGCGAAGCCGGTGGCCTTCGTGGATCAGATCCGCCGCATGCGTGACGACGGCGTGCATACCTTCTTCGAGATCGGGCCGGGGTCGCGAATGTCGGGCCTGATCGGCGCCATCCTCGACGATACGCCCCACCGCGCCGTGGCCGTGGACAGTTCCGGTGGCAAGCGCGACGGCGTTGCCGACCTGGCGCGCGCCCTTGCGGAGCTCGCCGCCCTGGGCCACCGCGTGGACCTGGCGGCCTGGAACGACGGTTGCCGGATCGATCCGGCCGCGCTGCGCCCCAAAGCCAAACTCAGCGTGCCCCTCTGCGGCGCCAACCATGTCACCCCGCGCGCAAAAAAACCAAAGGCCGCGCCGCGCCCCGCCGTGCAGGCGGCGGCCCACGCCCAGCCCTCGGACAACCCCATGCCTTCAAGTACCGCATCCCAAACACCGCCGACACCGGCCCCGCAGAGCGTTGCGCCCGCCGCGTCGTCCCACCCCATGGAACAGCACCTGATCGCCCTGCAGCGCATGCAGCAGCAGACCGCCGAACTGCACCGCCAGTTCCTGGAGGGCCAGCAGGCCGCCATGGAGACCTTCCGCGCGCTCCTGCTTGGCCACACGCCGGACGCCGCAAGCCCCGCGCAGCCGGCCAGGACCACGCCCGCGCCAGCCGTGCCGGTGGCGCCCCCGTCACCCGTCGCATCCACCGTTCCGGCCTCGGTCCCCTCCCACGCGCCCGAAGCGCCATCCGCCCAGTCGATTCCGTCCGCCGCCCCCGTGGTCGCGGATACAAGCCGCATTGAGGCCGCCCTGCTCGCCACGATCGCGGAAAAAACCGGCTACCCCGCCGACATGCTGGAACTCACCATGTCCCTCGACGCGGACCTGGGCATCGACTCCATCAAGCGCGTGGAAATCCTCTCCGCCCTGAAGGAACGCCTCCCCGAGGCCCCCGAATTCGGTCCCGACCAGTTAGGCCAGTTCCACAGCCTCGGCGACATCGTTTCCTACATCGGCGCGAACACGTCTTCCGCTTCCGCGCTCTCCCAGGCATCGAACGCGACCGCGGCCGACAGCAGCCACATCGAGGCCGCCCTGCTCGCCACCATCGCGGAGAAGACCGGCTATCCCGCCGACATGCTCGAACTCTCGATGGCCCTTGACGCGGACCTCGGCATCGATTCCATCAAACGCGTCGAAATCCTCTCCGCCCTGAAGGAACGCCTCCCCGAGGCCCCCGAGTTTGGTCCCGACCAGCTCGGCCAGTTCCACAGCCTCGGCGACATTGTGGCCTACATCGGCGCGAACACCGCGTCGGCAACAGCGCCACCGGCCCCGTCCGATCTTCGCCCCGCGCCCGCCGGGGCCGACACCAGCCAGATCGAAACGGCTCTGCTGCAAGTGATCGACGAGAAGACCGGCTACCCTTCCGACATGCTCGAACTCTCGATGTCCCTCGACGCGGACCTCGGCATCGATTCTATCAAGCGCGTGGAAATCCTCTCCGCCCTGAAGGAGAAACTCCCGATCACCCCGGAATTCGGCCCCGATCAACTCGGCCAGTTCCACACCCTCGGCGACATCGTGGCCTACATCGCCGCCAGCGCACCGTCCGCACCCGCGTCCGCTTCGATGGCCCCGTCCGCGCCGGCACCTGACAACGGCCAGGTAGAAGCCGCGCTCCTCGCCACCATCGCGGAGAAGACTGGCTACCCGGCCGACATGCTCGAACTCACCATGGCGCTCGACGCCGACCTCGGCATCGACTCCATCAAGCGCGTGGAGATCCTCTCCGCATTGCGGGAGAAACTCCCGAACATCCCGGAATTCGGACCCGACCAACTCGGCCAGTTCCAGACCCTCGGCGATATTGTGGCCTACATCGGCACGGGCGCCAGCGCGCCAGCCGCTCCGTCCGCGTCCCAGGAACTTCCGTCGGCGCCAGCCGCCGCCCCGGCGGGCGACCCGCTCTCCGTTGCCGCCCTCGAAGCTTTCGACTTCGAACTGGGCGCGCCTGCATCCCTGCCCGCGAACGGGACCGTCCTGCTGGTGGCCTCGGGGGATCCGCTCGACGCCACCCTGGCCGACGCCCTGCATGCCCGGGGTTTCACCACCCACACCGTACCCTGGGACAGCGATCCCGCCTCCGCCGGCGTCAACACCCCCGTGGGACTCGTGCTCGTCGCCCCGGCGGGCCCCTGTCCCGAGGGCTATGTCCCCCGGGCCTTCGACTGGATTCAGGCGATCGGCGCGCACATGCAGCGGGCCGAAAACGCGTTCCTCGCCACGGTCACCCAGATCGACGGCGCCTTCGGTCTGAACCAGGCCGGTGAGAACGCCGAATCCGGCGCGCTCGCGGGGCTCCTCAAGACCGCCGCGCAGGAATGGCCCAGCCTCCACGGCCGCGCGCTCGACATCGCCGCCGGAACCGCGCCGGAACGCCTCGTCGAAGCGATGCTCGCCGAAGGGCCGGTCGAAATCGGCGTCTCCCCGGACCGCTTCTGCACCCTGCGCCTCCAGCCGCTGGACGTACCGACCGCCGAAACAGACCCCGTCCAGCTGGGCGAGGTCGTCGTGATCAGCGGCGGCGCGCGCGGCGTGACGGCCGACGTCGCGCTCGCAATGGCGCGGGCCTGGAAACCCACCCTCGTGCTCCTGGGCCGAAGCGACGCCCCCGCCCCGGAGGAGGCCTGGCTCCAGCCGCTGCAATCCGAACAGGAAATCCAGCAGGCCCTCATTCAACAGGCCGGCGGCGCCCTGAAACCGAAGGAATTGCGCGATCGCCTGAACGCGATTCTCCGTAACCGCGCCGCGCTCCGCAATATCGAAGCCATGGAGGCCGCCGGAGCCGCCGTGGAGTACTTCGCCGCCGATATCCGCGATCGCGACGCCATCGTGGATCTGCTGGACGAAGTCCGCGGCGAGTACGGCCCGATTCGCGGCATTGTCCACGGCGCCGGCGTACTGGCGGACCGCCTCATCGCCGACAAGACCCCGGAACAGTTTGATCGCGTCTACGGGACAAAGGTCGACGGCCTGCGCGCCCTTCTGGCCGGGGCCGCTTCGGATGACCTGCGCTTCATCGTCTGCTTCTCCTCCTCCACGGGGCGATTCGGGCGAAAGGGCCAGGTTGACTACGCCGCGGCCAACGAGGCCCTCAACAAGTGCGCCCGCCGCGAGGCCCAGGCCCGCCCGGACTGCCGCGTCCTGTCCGTCAATTGGGGACCCTGGGCCGGCGGCATGGTCACCGACGATCTCGCCCGGCTTTTCAAGGCCGAGGGCGTCGGTCTCATTGGCCTGGAGGATGGCGCGCGTTACCTGGTCGACGAATTGCGCCAGCCCGCGCCGCGTCCGGTCGAGGTGGTGGTGATGGGCGGCGCCATCCCCGAGTTTAACGAAATACCGAAACCCGCCGCGCCAGCCCGCAAGACCGCCGCGCCCGCCGCGAAACCCGCCATCGAGGTCGACCTGAGCGTGGAAGCCTTTCCCTTTCTGCGCTCGCACGTCCTGAGCAACAAGGCCGTGCTCCCCGTTGCCATGATCACGGAATGGTTCGCCCATACCGCGCTCCACGCCCACCCCGGCCTCCGATTCCACGGTTTCGACAGCCTGCGCGTCTTCAAGGGCGTCACCCTCGACGCGAACGAACGCGTGCGTCTCGCCCTCTGCACGGGCGACATGCTCCGCACCCCGGACGGCTACGCGGTCCCGGTGGAGCTTCGGAGCAATCCGAGCGGCGACAAGGAAATCCTGCACGCCGCCGCGGAAATCCACCTGGCGGACGCCCTCCCCTCGGCGGAGGCCCGCATCAAGCCGGCGAATCTCCGGAAGAAGGCCTACAACAACGGTGGCCTCTACGAGGGAGGCCACCTCTTCCACGGACCGGCCTTCCAGGGGCTCCACGCGGTCGACGGCGCCGCCAACGACATCATCGCGGCCCTCGTGGGCCGCGCCCCGGCCCCGAAAGAGTGGATTGTCAGCCCGCTGCGCAACACCTGGCTCGCCGACCCCCTCATTCTCGACAGCAGCTTCCAGATGATGATCCTCTGGACCTTCCGCCAGTACGGCGTGGGCAGCCTGCCGAGCTATCTGGGCAGCTACCGTCAATACGCGGCCCGATTCCCGCAGGACGGCGCGCGCATCCTCGTCCAGGTCACGGAACACAACAAGCGGAAGGCCACGGCCGATATCGAATTTGTCGACCCGAAGTCCGGCGCACTCATCGCGCGAATTGACGGCTACGAATGTACCCTGGGCTCATTCCTGAACAAGGCCTTTCAGAACAACACCCTGGATGCGCCTGAGACTATAGGGACTGCCACGGAACAAGCGAGCAAGACGCACCAGTAACAAGGAACCAAGACACGACGCCTTAAACCGGCAGGACCCGCGCCGCCGCAGGGACTGCCACGGAACAGGCGCACAACGCGCGCCAATAACAACGAACTAAATCACAACGCCACAACCCGGCAGGACCGGCGCCAACATCCGGGGCTGTCCCGTCGTCCAAAACCATGTCCCGTCATCCGAAACGACGCAAGTACAGCTCGCGCGCTGGAATGCGCCCGACTGTATAGCCACGTAGTGGCGGCATGCCGTGGCCCAGGCGCGAGCGAAGCGAGCCCTGGGTTGACGGTTCCCAACGAGAGAGCTCCAACGGAGCGGCATAGAAGAACCTGTTATCGAATCGGTGACCCAGGGATCCACCGAGCCGCCCAATACACATTGCACTCCGGGCGCGGCAGTCCCGGAGCGGAACCTACATATCCTATGAAACAACCACCAATCGCAATCGTCGGCATGGGCGGGATCTTCCCGGACGCGCCCGATCTGGAAACCTTCTGGCAGAACATCGTCTCCGCCAGGGCCTCCGCGCGCGACGTGCCGCCCGGGCGCTGGCTCCTCGATCCGGACGACGCCTTCGACCCGGAAAAAGGCAAGGCCGACAAGGTATATTCGAAGCGCGGCTGCTTCATTGAAGGGGACATCCCGCTCGACTTCGGCGATCTCGATCTGGACCCGGCGCTCGCCCGCGCCCTCGACCCCATGTACCAGGTCCTCCTGTACGCGGGCCAGGCCGCCTTCCGCGATGCCGGCGCGCGCGGCTGGGATCACGCCCACACTGGCGTCATCCTGGGCAACCTCGCGCTGCCCACGGAGCAGTCCTCCGCCCTGGCCCGCGCGATCCTCGGACGCACCTTCGAGGAAAGAGTGCGGGGAGCCAGCGCGGATGCGCCCATGCCGCACCCGCTGAACCGCTACGTCACCGGCCTGCCCGCGGCCGTCCTGGCGAAGGCCCTCGGACTCGGCGGCGGCGCCTACACCCTCGACGCCGCCTGCGCCTCTTCCCTCTATGCCCTCAAGCTCGCCTGCGACGAACTCCAATCCGGCCGCGCGGATGTCATGCTCGCGGGCGGCGTATCGCGCCCCGATCCACTCTACACGCAGATGGGCTTCTCGCAGCTGCGCGCCCTGTCCCCGAAGGGCGTCTGCACGCCTTTCGACGAGGCGGGCGACGGTCTCGTCGTCGGCGAAGGCGCGGGCGTCTTCGTGCTCAAGCGTCTCGATGACGCCA
It includes:
- a CDS encoding PfaD family polyunsaturated fatty acid/polyketide biosynthesis protein codes for the protein MPLITQEKTEASRQTGAHWGGVPADAPTLPLAAPEFTALLQDTARPFVLVRLPDGALAATRSLPDPGLNGDALPAVALGLPVRAAQLGDPTFRYDYGVKFAYYGGAMANGIASEELVEALANAGLLGIFGAAGLALDRVTQAIDRLQTTLGDLPFGCNLIHSPNEQDLEAAVVQLYLDKGVRLAEASAFLDLTPHVVRYRVHGIHEDENGAVVTPNRLIAKVSRVEVATKFLSPPPFAILEKLVAAGHITGRQAQLAARIPMCDDLTAEADSGGHTDNRPAIALLPAMIALRDRIQAEYAYAKAPRVGLAGGISTPHAAAAAFAMGAAFVVTGTVNQACVESGSSDIVRQMLAEAEQADTAMAPAADMFEMGVEVQVLKRGTMFSMRAAKLYELYRHHKSIEELPVAERDKLEKQYFRKSIAEEWASTKAFFAERDPKQLVRAEQDPRHKMALLFRSYLGQASIWANRGDASRKIDYQVWCGPAMGAFNEWVRGSFLEDPKRREVATVVLNILHGAAVVQRYTSLTSQGVPLPSVCGQYRPLDRSQLEEVVQ
- a CDS encoding SDR family NAD(P)-dependent oxidoreductase, with the protein product MRAIPAPGPFPTGGSSTVTTRPNSPAPADIAIVGLGCLFPRANHLGAFWANIKHGVDAIIETPETHWRPEDYYDADPKRPDFTYGRRGGFLEPIDFNPLDYGMPPNTLEATDTAQLLGMVAAERALQDAGYGKDLDFDRDRVSVVLGVTGALELVIPLGARLGHPKWREAMTDAGLDRETIEDVLGRMADQYVPWQEASFPGLLGNVVAGRITKHLNLGGTNCVVDAACASSLSAVHLAMLELQSGKSDVVLSGGVDTFNDIFMFMCFSKTPALSPTGDAKPFDANGDGTILGEGLGMVVLKRLADAERDNDRIYAVIKGIGASSDGKGDAIYAPSAPGQVKALRRAYEQAQIDPHTIELVEAHGTGTAKGDAVEISALSQVYGASETGPWCAIGSVKSQIGHTKAAAGSAALIKATLALYNKVLPPTIKVKQPLAPLREAQTPFYVNTTLRPWLPREAHPRRAALSALGFGGSNFHCVLEEHGAEKPAPDWDGTVELLAFSGAGADDLSRALDAFPANGSWAEAQLAARQLRADFDAAAPCRLLIVAQQHETDLGKLIAQAKSTLASKGTSAAWTLPTGIFFGYGAAPGKLAFVFPGQGTQYTGMLRDLACQFPEFLDVLARANAVYGGETARLSDRIYPVPAFSPEDEAEQMKALTATAVAPSAIGTVSAGALRVVERFGIAPDAIAGHSYGEIVGLLASGKVDEDAFHRLSKLRGALMGQGEGDKGAMMAVRALEADAEAIIREENLDDVIIANKNAPEQMVLAGGTEAIARADKAFAARGVQTKILPVAAAFHSRFVSHVRDPFLDALRKMDLREGDVTLYSNTLAAPYPADREAAEVLIAEQLAKPVAFVDQIRRMRDDGVHTFFEIGPGSRMSGLIGAILDDTPHRAVAVDSSGGKRDGVADLARALAELAALGHRVDLAAWNDGCRIDPAALRPKAKLSVPLCGANHVTPRAKKPKAAPRPAVQAAAHAQPSDNPMPSSTASQTPPTPAPQSVAPAASSHPMEQHLIALQRMQQQTAELHRQFLEGQQAAMETFRALLLGHTPDAASPAQPARTTPAPAVPVAPPSPVASTVPASVPSHAPEAPSAQSIPSAAPVVADTSRIEAALLATIAEKTGYPADMLELTMSLDADLGIDSIKRVEILSALKERLPEAPEFGPDQLGQFHSLGDIVSYIGANTSSASALSQASNATAADSSHIEAALLATIAEKTGYPADMLELSMALDADLGIDSIKRVEILSALKERLPEAPEFGPDQLGQFHSLGDIVAYIGANTASATAPPAPSDLRPAPAGADTSQIETALLQVIDEKTGYPSDMLELSMSLDADLGIDSIKRVEILSALKEKLPITPEFGPDQLGQFHTLGDIVAYIAASAPSAPASASMAPSAPAPDNGQVEAALLATIAEKTGYPADMLELTMALDADLGIDSIKRVEILSALREKLPNIPEFGPDQLGQFQTLGDIVAYIGTGASAPAAPSASQELPSAPAAAPAGDPLSVAALEAFDFELGAPASLPANGTVLLVASGDPLDATLADALHARGFTTHTVPWDSDPASAGVNTPVGLVLVAPAGPCPEGYVPRAFDWIQAIGAHMQRAENAFLATVTQIDGAFGLNQAGENAESGALAGLLKTAAQEWPSLHGRALDIAAGTAPERLVEAMLAEGPVEIGVSPDRFCTLRLQPLDVPTAETDPVQLGEVVVISGGARGVTADVALAMARAWKPTLVLLGRSDAPAPEEAWLQPLQSEQEIQQALIQQAGGALKPKELRDRLNAILRNRAALRNIEAMEAAGAAVEYFAADIRDRDAIVDLLDEVRGEYGPIRGIVHGAGVLADRLIADKTPEQFDRVYGTKVDGLRALLAGAASDDLRFIVCFSSSTGRFGRKGQVDYAAANEALNKCARREAQARPDCRVLSVNWGPWAGGMVTDDLARLFKAEGVGLIGLEDGARYLVDELRQPAPRPVEVVVMGGAIPEFNEIPKPAAPARKTAAPAAKPAIEVDLSVEAFPFLRSHVLSNKAVLPVAMITEWFAHTALHAHPGLRFHGFDSLRVFKGVTLDANERVRLALCTGDMLRTPDGYAVPVELRSNPSGDKEILHAAAEIHLADALPSAEARIKPANLRKKAYNNGGLYEGGHLFHGPAFQGLHAVDGAANDIIAALVGRAPAPKEWIVSPLRNTWLADPLILDSSFQMMILWTFRQYGVGSLPSYLGSYRQYAARFPQDGARILVQVTEHNKRKATADIEFVDPKSGALIARIDGYECTLGSFLNKAFQNNTLDAPETIGTATEQASKTHQ